A single window of Colletotrichum higginsianum IMI 349063 chromosome 8, whole genome shotgun sequence DNA harbors:
- a CDS encoding Crossover junction endonuclease MUS81 codes for MAGEHEQYANPLLLDWVKEWLDTARERNMKSTSTYRNAYESLKACPITFKHPRQLTQLKGFGDKLSSRLTDKLKEHCEANGLPMPKNPRLSKESHASLGGTAGDDELPPPKKARKAKPYVPTYRSGPYAILLSLSTLDEDAQLGMTKANLVELAQEHCDSSFSVPSDTTKFYTAWNSMKTLIEKDLVCEKGRPQRRYSLTDEGWEVARRIKKTTQPSGRVDDVVAGPSAGSSACPEPATGPDPVTIAPGREASLSVEPVEQPKPKSVYEGVVANGPVVSDDASLPTFTPIRLAPGSFTVHLALDIREVRAVKDRDYMQDELTKKGVKPLMRALEIGDAQWVAKCHDSAALARHGAEGDEIVLDWIVERKRLDDLVSSIKDGRFHEQKFRLRKSGVKNVVYIVEEIAMDSGYYSKIEEMIQSATASTQVVNGYFLKKTQKMDDTIRYLARMTFMLKKMYESKPLLVIPTSVLTAQNYLPLLEHLRGKEPLTGYYITYPAFASLASKSDMMTLRDIYLKMLMTTRGITGEKALEIQKRWKTPHDFIKAFQECGSGEQGVKRKREMVIDGLPNLVGRKKIAKAVSQRLAEVWGDA; via the coding sequence ATGGCCGGCGAACATGAGCAGTACGCAAACCCCTTGCTCCTCGACTGGGTCAAGGAGTGGCTCGACACGGCAAGGGAGCGGAACATGAAAAGCACCTCGACTTATCGAAACGCCTACGAGTCTCTCAAAGCATGCCCCATCACCTTCAAGCACCCGCGCCAGCTCACCCAGCTGAAGGGCTTCGGGGACAAACTCTCCTCTCGCCTCACAGATAAGCTAAAGGAACATTGCGAAGCCAATGGTCTGCCTATGCCTAAGAACCCACGCTTATCCAAGGAAAGTCATGCATCCCTCGGTGGGACTGCTGGTGATGACGAACTGCCGCCTCCCAAGAAGGCGAGAAAAGCGAAGCCCTACGTCCCGACATATCGCTCTGGTCCTTACGCCATCCTGCTGTCTCTCTCGACTTTGGACGAGGACGCACAACTGGGCATGACAAAGGCCAATCTCGTCGAGCTAGCCCAGGAACACTGCGACTCGTCATTCAGTGTGCCTAGTGACACTACCAAGTTCTACACGGCCTGGAACTCGATGAAGACCCTCATAGAGAAGGATCTCGTCTGCGAGAAGGGTCGCCCGCAAAGGCGTTATTCGCTCACTGATGAAGGATGGGAGGTTGCCAGACGCATCAAAAAGACGACACAGCCAAGTGGTAGGGTCGATGACGTCGTGGCAGGTCCCAGTGCAGGATCTAGCGCCTGTCCTGAGCCTGCAACAGGGCCGGATCCGGTCACAATAGCGCCAGGCAGGGAGGCCTCTCTATCAGTCGAGCCCGTGGAACAACCAAAGCCCAAGTCGGTATACGAAGGTGTCGTCGCAAATGGCCCAGTGGTCTCGGATGACGCTTCATTGCCGACATTTACCCCAATCCGGCTCGCGCCGGGGTCTTTCACGGTTCATCTCGCATTGGACATCCGCGAAGTCCGAGCTGTGAAAGACCGCGATTACATGCAAGACGAGCTCACCAAAAAGGGGGTCAAGCCCCTCATGCGAGCGTTGGAGATAGGCGACGCACAGTGGGTTGCCAAATGCCACGATTCTGCCGCTCTCGCTCGCCACGGTGCAGAGGGCGACGAGATTGTCCTAGACTGGATTGTCGAGCGCAAGCGACTCGACGATCTGGTCAGCAGTATCAAGGATGGCCGCTTCCACGAGCAAAAGTTTCGACTCCGGAAATCCGGTGTCAAAAATGTGGTATACATCGTCGAAGAGATTGCCATGGACTCGGGTTACTACTCTAAGATTGAGGAGATGATCCAATCGGCCACCGCCTCCACTCAAGTAGTTAACGGCTACTTCCTGAAGAAGACACAGAAGATGGACGACACGATTCGGTATCTCGCACGCATGACCTTCATGCTCAAGAAGATGTATGAAAGCAAGCCTCTCCTGGTGATTCCGACATCAGTCCTGACGGCGCAGAACTATCTGCCGCTGCTGGAGCACCTGCGGGGGAAGGAACCATTGACCGGCTATTATATTACGTATCCGGCGTTCGCATCACTGGCGTCCAAATCGGATATGATGACCCTGCGAGATATTTATCTGAAAATGCTAATGACGACGAGGGGCATCACAGGGGAGAAGGCACTGGAAATACAGAAGCGGTGGAAGACACCACACGATTTCATCAAGGCGTTCCAGGAGTGCGGCTCGGGCGAGCAAGGCGTCAAGAGAAAACGAGAGATGGTCATTGACGGCCTGCCCAACCTCGTGGGCCGCAAAAAGATTGCCAAGGCTGTCAGTCAGCGGCTGGCCGAGGTCTGGGGCGATGCTTGA
- a CDS encoding MFS transporter encodes MATHQNRHSAPIGVLPVPHGPETGDEHDDFPTEHTTEYERQIFGHVTRPDDSYTPDGTYWADLPWWKRVNFVSKVDREEALKELRATGDMMKKDPLSPLAWYFRNAVLPGAGLGLEGYVLFSIGNLEPLFAAVWPECWGKAHTVCSQNWVASVTYLEIVGIMIGQAAIGVIGDWIGRRFGLIQDAAIMFVGLLLLTGSWAASMQGWVIFYAWSLFFYGFGVGGEYPITATSSMENSVGAGRMSTRDDRLHRGRKVTMAFLMQGWGQLVNQVVLIVLLVIFNRGYGNGPYSVSAAQYTFRLSFALPAIGTLWLVYYRIWKMPRANQQLALAKKKQGVTGYDVNALKYCCQHFGGRLLATAGTWFCNDVFFYGNKLFQGQFISIISSNPDSLLTKWTWGLINVVVSLCGYYLASLFIDNKLYGRKMMQQVGFLMCFVMFVIPAFNYDYYVSPAGVHAFQAMYFLSSFFNQFGPNSVTFLVAGEVFPTPIRATAHGFSACIGKAGALLASVLYNYIDTRTKFLVVPWFGLAGMLLTWLFLPDTTGLDLKEQERRWTYIRNGKESEYHGVAVHPTHLSVWERLRGVGKHYDAEKDHKAQIEDMRKEWEERQAAQGEKEPEVWEDPDMFSEAMHGYFKEQHKNKSSGGVMAAEASSSSSAREKEAGDEIQPSPLVGETRDLDEKRG; translated from the exons ATGGCGACCCATCAGAATCGCCATTCTGCCCCCATTGGCGTCCTTCCCGTGCCCCATGGCCCTGAGACGGGCGACGAGCACGATGACTTCCCCACAGAACATACCACAGAGTATGAACGCCAGATTTTCGGCCATGTCACGCGCCCCGACGACTCCTACACGCCCGACGGTACCTATTGGGCTGATTTGCCCTGGTGGAAGCGTGTCAACTTCGTGAGCAAGGTCGACCGCGAGGAGGCCCTCAAGGAGCTCAGGGCCACCGGTGACATGATGAAGAAGGACCCCCTTTCGCCCCTGGCTTGGTACTTTCGCAACGCCGTACTCCCTGgtgccggcctcggtctcgagGGCTACGTCTTGTTCTCCATTGGTAATCTGGAGCCCTTGTTTGCTGCTGTCTGGCCCGAATGCTGGGGAAAGGCGCACACCGTGTGTTCCCAGAATTGGGTCGCCTCCGTCACTTATCTCGAGATTGTCGGTATTATGATTGGTCAAGCCGCCATCGGT GTCATCGGTGACTGGATCGGCCGTCGCTTCGGTCTCATTCaggacgccgccatcatgtTTGTCGGTCTGCTGCTCCTGACGGGCAGCTGGGCCGCCTCCATGCAGGGCTGGGTCATCTTCTACGCCTGGTCCCTCTTCTTCTACGGCTTCGGTGTCGGAGGCGAATACCCCATTACCGCTACGTCCTCCATGGAGAACTCGGTCGGCGCTGGGCGCATGTCCACGCGCGACGACCGTCTGCACCGTGGCCGCAAGGTCACCATGGCTTTTCTGATGCAAGGCTGGGGTCAGCTCGTAAACCAAGTCGTCCTTATCGTCCTGCTCGTCATATTCAACCGCGGCTACGGCAACGGCCCGTActccgtctccgccgcccaGTACACTTTCCGCCTCTCCTTCGCCCTTCCCGCCATCGGCACCCTGTGGCTTGTCTACTACCGTATCTGGAAGATGCCGCGCGCGAACCAgcagctcgccctcgccaagaagaagcaaggCGTCACCGGCTACGACGTCAACGCTCTCAAGTACTGTTGCCAGCACTTTGGTGGCCGCCTCTTGGCCACCGCTGGCACTTGGTTTTGCAACGACGTCTTTTTCTACGGCAACAAGCTCTTTCAGGGCCAGTTCATCTCCATCATTTCCAGCAACCCGGACTCCCTCCTGACCAAGTGGACCTGGGGCTTGATCAACGTCGTCGTTTCCCTCTGCGGCTACTACCTCGCCTCCCTCTTTATTGACAACAAGCTTTATGGCCGCAAGATGATGCAGCAGGTCGGATTTCTCATGTGCTTCGTCATGTTCGTCATCCCCGCCTTCAACTACGACTACTACGTCAGCCCGGCCGGCGTCCACGCTTTCCAGGCCATGTACTTCCTCAGCTCCTTCTTCAATCAGTTCGGCCCCAACTCGGTCACCTTCCTTGTCGCTGGCGAGGTGTTCCCCACACCCATCCGCGCCACGGCTCACGGGTTCTCCGCCTGCATCGGAAAGGCCGGAgccctcctcgcctccgtcCTGTACAACTACATCGACACCCGAACCAAGTTCTTAGTCGTCCCGTGGTTCGGTCTTGCCGGCATGCTCCTCACCTGGCTCTTCCTGCCCGACACCACGGGCCTGGACCTCAAGGAGCAGGAGCGTCGCTGGACCTACATCCGCAACGGCAAGGAGTCGGAATATCATGGCGTCGCCGTACACCCCACCCATCTCAGTGTCTGGGAGCGTCTCCGTGGCGTCGGCAAGCATTACGATGCCGAGAAGGACCACAAGGCGCAGATCGAGGACATGCGTAAGGAGTGGGAAGAGAGGCAGGCGGCGCAGGGCGAGAAAGAGCCCGAGGTCTGGGAGGACCCGGACATGTTCTCCGAGGCCATGCACGGATACTTCAAGGAGCAACACAAGAACAAGAGCTCGGGGGGcgtcatggcggccgaggcctcatcgtcgtcgtcggcgagggagaaggaggctgGCGACGAGATCCAGCCCAGCCCTCTCGTCGGGGAAACGAGGGATCTGGATGAGAAGCGGGGTTAA
- a CDS encoding Phosphoglucomutase/phosphomannomutase, with the protein MSDEKIIAASQKHPIVPNHTFNYGTAGFRMKADLLDGVTFRVGLLSGLRSRKLGGQTIGVMITASHNPAVDNGVKIVDPMGDMLEQEWESYATKLVNSSSDQELVDNYKALASQLRIDLSAPARAIYGRDTRPSGHKLATALAHSFDATGVEYVDYKILTTPQLHYLTRCINTEGTPQSYGKVSETGYYEKFADAFVKALKGRKIDGQLTVDCSNGVGGPKLTEFLKHVPKDVTGFDVKVVNDDVLRPEVLNLDCGADFVKTKQRAPASPKPIPGARYCSFDGDADRLIYYYTDPDTGFFMLDGDRISTLAASFIGDLVRSAGLENDLRIGVVQTAYANGASTNYIEKHLGLPVVCTPTGVKHLHHAALKFDIGPYFEANGHGTVLFSQDAMRAFRETKPQSPAQKDALDTLAAVGNLVNQTVGDALSDMLMVEVILAHKGWTLKDWASTYSDLPNRLVRVEVGNKDAFQTTDAERRLSHPAGAQDEIDQCVRKYTSARSFARASGTENACRVYAEAATRSEADELANKVAGIVKQYGGL; encoded by the exons ATGTCGGACGAGAAGATCATCGCCGCTTCCCAGAAGCACCCCATCGTGCCGAACCACACCTTCAACTATGGCACTGCGGGGTTCCGGATGAAAGCCgatctcctcgacggtgTCACTTTCCGTGTCGGCTTGCTCTCCGGCCTGCGTAGTCGCAAGCTCGGTGGCCAGACCATTGGTGTTATGATCACTGCCAGCCACAaccccgccgtcgacaacggTGTCAAGATTGTTGACCCTATGGGTGACATGCTCGAGCAGGAGTGGGAGTCGTACGCTACCAAGCTCGTCAACAGCTCCTCGGaccaggagctcgtcgatAACTACAAGGCCTTGGCTTCCCAGCTCCGCATCGATCTCTCGGCCCCTGCCCGCGCCATTTATGGTCGGGATACCCGTCCCTCAGGCCACAAGCTTGCTACTGCTCTCGCCCACTCCTTCGATGCCACAGGCGTCGAGTACGTCGATTACAAGATCCTCACCACTCCCCAGCTGCACTACCTCACCCGATGTATCAACACCGAGGGCACACCCCAGTCGTATGGCAAGGTCAGCGAAACGGGCTACTACGAGAAGTTCGCCGATGCGTTTGTCAAGGCCCTCAAGGGCCGTAAAATCGACGGCCAATTGACCGTAGACTGCTCCAACGGTGTCGGTGGCCCCAAATTGACCGAGTTCCTGAAGCATGTCCCCAAGGACGTGACTGGCTTCGACGTCAAGgtcgtcaacgacgacgtcctccgCCCCGAGGTCCTCAATCTCGAC TGCGGAGCAGACTTCGTCAAGACCAAGCAGCGCGCCCCTGCCTCTCCCAAGCCCATCCCTGGCGCCCGCTACTGCTCCTtcgatggcgatgccgacCGCCTGATCTACTACTACACCGACCCGGATACTGGCTTCTTCATGCTAGACGGCGACCGGATATCCACCTTGGCCGCTTCCTTCATCGGTGACCTTGTCCGTTCGGCTGGCCTCGAGAATGACCTACGCATCGGTGTCGTTCAGACCGCCTATGCCAACGGTGCCAGCACCAACTATATTGAGAAGCATCTTGGACTGCCTGTTGTGTGCACGCCCACTGGCGTCAAGCACCTGCACCATGCCGCCCTTAAGTTCGACATCGGTCCCTACTTCGAGGCCAACGGCCACGGCACCGTCCTGTTCAGCCAGGACGCCATGCGTGCTTTCCGTGAGACGAAGCCCCAGTCACCCGCCCAGAAGGACGCCCTCGATACCTTGGCTGCTGTCGGCAATCTCGTCAACCAGACGGTCGGCGATGCCCTATCCGACATGCTGATGGTCGAGGTGATCCTCGCCCACAAGGGCTGGACGCTCAAGGACTGGGCCTCAACCTACTCGGATCTTCCAAaccgcctcgtccgcgtcgaggtcggcaacAAGGATGCTTTCCAGACTACCGACGCCGAGCGCCGCCTGAGCCATCCCGCGGGTGCCCAGGACGAGATTGACCAGTGTGTTAGAAAGTACACCAGCGCTCGTTCTTTTGCTCGCGCCAGTGGTACCGAGAACGCCTGCCGCGTATATGCCGAGGCGGCCACCCGctccgaggccgatgagctGGCGAACAAGGTTGCCGGCATCGTGAAGCAGTACGGTGGGCTGTAG
- a CDS encoding Riboflavin synthase, whose amino-acid sequence MFTGIVEEIGVVSELNPNDETGGTSLTITLPESSTLLSDCHLGDSIAINGVCLTVTQFETSPPSFKVGVAPETLRITNLGSLAKDSRVNLERAVRADTRMGGHFVQGHVDTTAAILAVTPDGNALTFRFAPRDKAVLRYVVYKGYVALDGTSLTVTKVDDDEGWWEVMLISYTQEKVVVAGKKPGDTVNVEVDMMAKYAEKSLAGYLGGAGSAPLERMVERIVAEGLGGKS is encoded by the exons ATGTTCACAGGCATCGTCGAAGAAATCGGAG TCGTCTCCGAACTCAACCCCAACGACGAGACGGGGGGCACATCGCTTACAATCACCCTCCCCGAATCCTCCACCCTCCTCTCGGATTGCCACCTCGGCGACTCCATCGCCATAAATGGCGTCTGTCTCACCGTCACCCAGTTCGAGACCTCCCCGCCGTCCTTCAAAGTCGGCGTCGCCCCGGAGACCCTCCGCATCACGAACCTCGGCTCCCTGGCCAAAGACTCCCGCGTCAAcctcgagcgcgccgtcCGTGCCGACACCCGCATGGGCGGCCACTTCGTCCAGGGCCACGTcgacaccaccgccgccattCTCGCCGTCACGCCCGACGGCAACGCCCTCACCTTCCGATTCGCGCCTCGTGACAAGGCCGTGCTGCGCTACGTCGTCTATAAGGGCTACGTTGCCCTTGACGGCACCAGCCTCACCGTGACaaaggtcgacgacgacgagggctgGTGGGAGGTCATGCTCATCAGCTACACCCAGGAgaaagtcgtcgtcgcggggAAGAAGCCCGGTGACACTGTcaacgtcgaggtcgacatgATGGCTAAGTACGCCGAGAAGAGCCTGGCTGGTTACCTAGGCGGCGCGGGCAGTGCTCCATTGGAGAGAATGGTGGAGcgcatcgtcgccgaggggCTGGGCGGAAAGTCCTAG